The Bernardetia sp. ABR2-2B DNA window TTGAAGGACTTTTTTTTAAAGAAGATTTGAATGTTAATTCAATTACGACCTGTAAAAGCAGCGAAGCTAATTACGGATTACGGATTACGAATAATAATTATGAAAATGAAAAAATGCAGCTTTTTGGTAGGATTAAAAGTAATTTAATTTCTGATAAATGGCTGCCTTTATCTCATCATTCTTTTAAAAATGAAGACAAGGAATTTGTAGTCGTTTGGTTATAATTCATTATTATTCTTTGACCTTCATTCCTAGTTTTGTATAAACTTCTGTTCCAGAAAGCTCTATTATATCTCCAGACTGCATTTCTCCTAATTCAAGACCTTCAATAGAATAACGCACCAAACGCAATGTTGGGAATTTTACGGCTGCTGTCATGTGTCTTACCTGTCTATTTTTCCCTTCTGTCAAAGTAAGTGAAATCCAAGAAGTTGGGATAGAAGCACGGTAACGAACAGGTGGATTACGTGGTGGAAGTGTGGGTTCTGAAATAGATTCAGCCTTTGCTGGGCTTGTAAAATAATCTTTTTTCTTGATACGAATAACTATTCCTTCTTCTAATTGCTTTATTGCTTCCTTATGAATTTGTCCATCTACTTGCACATAATAAGTGCGTTCGTGTTTGAAGCTAGGATTTAGGAGTTTGTGATTAAGTTTTTTATCATCGGTCAGAATTAATAATCCTTCACTATCAGTATCTAGTCTGCCAAGTGGATAGACATTTTTAGGAAAATCAAAAGCCAAATCGGCAAGTGTTGCCTTGTCGCCTTCTTTTGAAAACTGACAAATCATTCCGTAGGGTTTGTAAATAATGAAATAACGCATATTTTTCTTGTATAAATTTTTGAATTACTTTTTTACAAAGTACGCATTTTCAGAAACAAAAAACACTTCTATTTTTAGGAAATAAAAGTGTTTCTTTCTCATTCTAAAGTATAAACTATATGTGTAGATTAATCTCCTCCTAATATTCCACCTAAAGAAGTTGTTTTCGAAACAGCTTTACTCATCGGAGAAAGAGCCTGAACGAGTTTTGAAAGAGGCATTGATTGTAACCAAACTTTTCCAGTTCCAGAGAGTGTAGCCAAAAATAAACCTTCGCCACCAAAAAACATTGATTTTAAATCTCCTGCTTTTTTAATATCCATCGTAACTCCTTCCTCAAAAGCAACAATACAGCCTGTATCTACTTTCAACGTTCCTCCTTTTAATTCTTTTTCAATGACAGTTCCTCCAGCGTGAAAAAATACCATTCCATCGCCTTGTAGTTTTTGCATAATAAAGCCTTCGCCACCAAAAAAGCCAGAACCAAAGCGTTTGTTTAAATGAACAGAAATTTTTGCACCCAAAGCAGCACAAAGAAAACTATCTTTCTGTACAATCAAGGTGCGATTATTACAAGAAGCAAGTTGAACAGGTGTAACCGTTCCAGGGTAAGGTGCTGCAAAAGCGACCTTTCCTTTTCCACTTCCTCGTTGCGTAAAGTGAGTCATAAAAAGAGATTCACCAGTTATCATCCTTGCACCTGCTGACATAAGTTTTCCAAAAATGCCTTGCTCGGGTTCTGAACCATCACCCATTTTGGTTTCGAAGTTTATATTTTCTTCCATATAGAGCATTGCACCAGCTTCTGCAATAACGGTTTCATTTGGGTCTAATTCTACTTCTACAATCTGAATATCGTTTCCGATAATTTTATAATCTATTTCATGTGATTTCATAGGAAAAGGTAGGTTTTTTTAGTTAGAAAGACTTGAAAATTTATTTGCTATCAAAAAATACAGATTTTGTAGTTGAAATGCAAAATTGAAGTTATTTATTCTGAATAAAATATCTTACAAAGCAATTTCTTATTTTTATGAAATTTATTCTCTCAAAAAAATATAATATAAATGAACCTCAAGTTAAAAATGTACTTTGTTTTATTTAGTGTCTTATTATTCTCTGTTTGTAGTTGTGTAACACAGAAAAAGACTGAAGGATTTAATAAAGAAAATGGTAACTATTATAATTCAAAAGTTGGTTTTGAAATAGATATTCCTAAAACTTGGTATGTACTTAGTGATAAGCAGATAGATAATATGCTTACCACAATGTGGAACAAAATGATAGAAGATAGTTTAATATCAAAAGAAGAAGTTGAAGATGCAGCAACATTTGCATTTTTAGGTTTTCAAACTCGCCCTAACATAGATATAGAAGAAAACCCTTATATAGGCATTATAATAAATAATGAAGAAAAAATCCCTAATATACAGATTGTATTTGAGAGTATAGAAAAATTTCCTAATCTGAAAACAGAAAGTGATTATATTGCCCATGCTGAACTTGGTAGAAGTCCATCTAAGTTAAATCCAGATTATATATCAAAAAAAGTGTTTTCAGAGAGAGAGTTTTATTACTTAAATATCTTAAAAGAGGAGGATAAAAATATTGCTACAAACAAAAGGTATACAACTCTAGTAGGTAAATTTGCATTATCTATTACTGTATCCTATTTTAATGAAAAGCAAAAGAAAGAAGTTGAAGAAATTTTGGAAACTATGAAGTTTGAAAAGTAAAAAATATAGAATTATTTTCAACGAAAAAAGCGTCTTAGAAATAAATCTAAAACGCTTTTTTTATTGTATTTAACTAATAGTTAATCGCTAAAAACTAATCATTATCTTTTGCCTTTCATCATTTTGGCTAATTTTTTACTTCCACCTGCACCTTGGAATTGGTTCATTTTACGCATCATTTTACGCATTTCGCCAAACTGTTTGATAAGGTTGTTTACTTCTTGAATTGTACGTCCACTACCAGCAGCCAAACGACGACGACGACTTCCATCTAATACATCTGGATTTGCTTTTTCGTGGTCAGTCATTGAATTAATAATTGCTTCGATAGGACGGAACGCATCATCATCGATTTCAAAATCTTTCATTTTTGAGCCAATTCCTGGTAACATTCCTACCAAATCTTTGATATTACCCATTTTTTTGATTTGTTCGATTTGAGAAATAAAATCGTTGAAATCAAATTGGTTTTTACGGATTTTCTTATTGATTCTTCTTGCTTCATCTTCATCATAAGCTTGTTGCATACGATCAACAAGTGAAAGAACATCACCCATTCCCAAAATACGCTGTGCCATACGGTCTGGATAGAAAGCATCTATTCCATCCATTTTTTCACTCGTACCGATAAACTTAATTGGCTTATCCACCACTCTACTAATAGAAAGGGCAGCACCACCACGAGAATCACCATCTAATTTCGTAAGAACAACACCATCATAATTAATACGGTCGTTGAATATTTTTGCAGTCGTAACGGCATCTTGACCTGTCATTGCATCTACCACAAACAAAGTTTCGGTAGGATTCAAGACTTTTTTCATTTCTGCAATCTCTGTCATTAGAGATTCATCAATTGCCAAACGACCAGCCGTATCTACAATGATTATTTTTTTACCATTACTTTTACCGTGTTTGATAGCATTTTCTGCAATCTGAACAGGATTTTTATTTTCAGGCTCTGCATATACTTCAATATCTATCTGTGAAGCAAGTGTTTGTAACTGCTCAATGGCAGCAGGACGGTAAATATCACAGGCTGCCAAAAGAACTTGACGACCTTGCTTTTTGAGATGATTTGCAAGTTTTGCAGTAAAAGTAGTTTTACCAGCACCATTCAGACCAGCCACCAAAATAATAGAAGGATTACCAGAAAGATTCATTTCTTTCCTCTCTCCACCCATCAAAGCTGTCAGTTTATCATAAACAATTTTAGTGAAAAGTTCCCCTGGTTTTACGGCAATAAGAACTTCACGTCCATAGGCTTCATCTTTTATTTCGTCTGTAACGGCTTTTGCTACCTTATAATCTACATCGGCATCTACCAAAGCACGACGAATTTCTTTGATTGTCGTTGCTACGTTTACTTCTGTAATTTTCCCCTCGCCTTTCAGCGATTTCATGGCTTTGTCTAATCGGGCTGTTAAATTATCTAACATATATCAAGGTCGGTTGTATTTTTTCTATGAAAATGGAATTTCTTTATTTTTAACTATTAACCGTCAACGAGGCTTTGCCGTCATTGAGAAGTTTTAAACACACAAAGTTAAATAAAAACAAGGAATAAACAAGATTTTGAAGCGAAGTTGTAGAACAATCTTAGTCTAGATTTATAACTTTGAAAGTCTGTTTTTAGAAAAAATTAATAGGAATATATACTTTTATAACTATTTTTTTGAATTATTCGAACCTTTGTTTGCCCAAAAAATAGGTATCTTTGTTAAAAATAGTGTCTTATATAATCTTTCGTCTATGAAAAAACAAAACTTTATCTATTCTTTTGTAATCTCTTTACTGAGCATTTTCTTCCTTTCTTTTGTGGTAAATTCTAATCAAATTTCTATAAAAAATAATAGTGTAGTTACTCCAATAGATAAAAATCAGCTTATTGAGCTTACTCAAAAAGATGATGATTCGCTTTTTATAATTAATTTTTGGGCTACTTGGTGCGCTCCCTGTGTGCGTGAACTTCCTTATTTTAATACTGCAAACAAGAAATATACTGATAAAATTTCGATGAAACTTATCAGTATGGATTTTGATGACCAGTTGGAAAAACGAGTAATTCCATTTTTCGAACGAAAAAACTTTGAAGATTATGCAATGGATAAGTATCTTATTACGTCTATGGATTATGACAACTGGATGCCTAAGATAGACAAAGACTGGTCAGGTTCTATTCCTGCAACGCTTTTTTATAATAAGGCAAAAAACATTCGTTATTTTCATGAAGGCGATTATAATGAAGAAGAATTATATCATACGATTGATTCGCTTTTGGCGTTATAAATTGAATCAATTTTAGCATTTTAATTATTATTTCAAATTTTCAAACTATTCTAAATTCTTAAAACTATGAATTACAACAAAATTTTTACTTCTCTTTCTATGTTAGTAGCAGTTTTTGCTATTACATTTTTATTTACTGCTGCAACTGACAAAAATGGTTATACTGTTGGCGATGAAGCAACAGACTTTAACCTCAAAAATATTGATGGCGAAATGGTTTCTCTTGCTGGAATAGAAGAGGCAAAGGGTTATATTGTTACCTTTACGTGTAACCACTGTCCGTATGCAAAATTATATGAAGACCGTTTGATTGAACTGCACAATCAATATGCAGAAAAAGGCTATCCAGTAGTTGCTATCAACCCAAATGTAATGACAAAAGACGATGATAGTTTTGAAATGATGATCGAACGTGCAGCAGAAAAAGAATTTCCATTTGTTTATCTTTCTGATGAAGACCAAAGTATTGCAAAAGCATACGGAGCTACCAAAACACCTCACGTTTATGTATTGAGCAAAAATGATGGAAAACTAAAAGTAGAATATATTGGTGCGATTGATGATAATGCGAAAAGTGCTGATGAAGTTACAGAAACATACGTATTAGATGCAGTAGATGCACTTTTAGCTGGTAAAAAAGTAAGAAAAAAAGAAGCTAAAGCTGTTGGTTGTTCTATTAAATGGAAAAAGTAATATTTCAATTCATTGAAAATAAAAAAGAGACTGACCTTTTCGG harbors:
- a CDS encoding TlpA family protein disulfide reductase; translated protein: MKKQNFIYSFVISLLSIFFLSFVVNSNQISIKNNSVVTPIDKNQLIELTQKDDDSLFIINFWATWCAPCVRELPYFNTANKKYTDKISMKLISMDFDDQLEKRVIPFFERKNFEDYAMDKYLITSMDYDNWMPKIDKDWSGSIPATLFYNKAKNIRYFHEGDYNEEELYHTIDSLLAL
- a CDS encoding thioredoxin family protein, which gives rise to MNYNKIFTSLSMLVAVFAITFLFTAATDKNGYTVGDEATDFNLKNIDGEMVSLAGIEEAKGYIVTFTCNHCPYAKLYEDRLIELHNQYAEKGYPVVAINPNVMTKDDDSFEMMIERAAEKEFPFVYLSDEDQSIAKAYGATKTPHVYVLSKNDGKLKVEYIGAIDDNAKSADEVTETYVLDAVDALLAGKKVRKKEAKAVGCSIKWKK
- a CDS encoding pseudouridine synthase, with the translated sequence MRYFIIYKPYGMICQFSKEGDKATLADLAFDFPKNVYPLGRLDTDSEGLLILTDDKKLNHKLLNPSFKHERTYYVQVDGQIHKEAIKQLEEGIVIRIKKKDYFTSPAKAESISEPTLPPRNPPVRYRASIPTSWISLTLTEGKNRQVRHMTAAVKFPTLRLVRYSIEGLELGEMQSGDIIELSGTEVYTKLGMKVKE
- a CDS encoding TIGR00266 family protein, translated to MKSHEIDYKIIGNDIQIVEVELDPNETVIAEAGAMLYMEENINFETKMGDGSEPEQGIFGKLMSAGARMITGESLFMTHFTQRGSGKGKVAFAAPYPGTVTPVQLASCNNRTLIVQKDSFLCAALGAKISVHLNKRFGSGFFGGEGFIMQKLQGDGMVFFHAGGTVIEKELKGGTLKVDTGCIVAFEEGVTMDIKKAGDLKSMFFGGEGLFLATLSGTGKVWLQSMPLSKLVQALSPMSKAVSKTTSLGGILGGD
- the ffh gene encoding signal recognition particle protein, translated to MLDNLTARLDKAMKSLKGEGKITEVNVATTIKEIRRALVDADVDYKVAKAVTDEIKDEAYGREVLIAVKPGELFTKIVYDKLTALMGGERKEMNLSGNPSIILVAGLNGAGKTTFTAKLANHLKKQGRQVLLAACDIYRPAAIEQLQTLASQIDIEVYAEPENKNPVQIAENAIKHGKSNGKKIIIVDTAGRLAIDESLMTEIAEMKKVLNPTETLFVVDAMTGQDAVTTAKIFNDRINYDGVVLTKLDGDSRGGAALSISRVVDKPIKFIGTSEKMDGIDAFYPDRMAQRILGMGDVLSLVDRMQQAYDEDEARRINKKIRKNQFDFNDFISQIEQIKKMGNIKDLVGMLPGIGSKMKDFEIDDDAFRPIEAIINSMTDHEKANPDVLDGSRRRRLAAGSGRTIQEVNNLIKQFGEMRKMMRKMNQFQGAGGSKKLAKMMKGKR